Proteins found in one Aquibium microcysteis genomic segment:
- the glyA gene encoding serine hydroxymethyltransferase, producing MATATAAKTFEENPFNLPLEEADPEIFGAIGKELGRQRHEIELIASENIVSRAVLEAQGSVMTNKYAEGYPGKRYYGGCQFVDIAEDLAIERAKKLFDCGFANVQPNSGSQMNQAVFLAMLQPGDTFMGLDLNSGGHLTHGSPVNMSGKWFNVVSYGVRRDDHQIDMDEVERLAHQHKPKLIIGGGTAYSRIWDWKRFREIADSVGAIFMVDMAHIAGLVAGGAHPSPLPHAHVVTSTTHKSLRGPRGGLILTNHEDIAKKVNSAVFPGLQGGPLMHVIAAKAVAFGEALRPDFKAYAHAVVANARTLAASLKETGLDIVSGGTDNHSMLVDLRPKNATGKRAEAALGRANITCNKNGIPFDPEKPFVTSGIRLGTPAGTTRGFGQAEFAEIGRLIAEVMDGLKAANSDEGNAAVEAAVKQKVIALTDRFPLYPFMG from the coding sequence ATGGCCACCGCGACCGCCGCCAAGACGTTCGAGGAGAACCCCTTCAACCTGCCGCTCGAAGAGGCCGATCCGGAAATCTTCGGCGCCATCGGCAAGGAACTCGGTCGCCAGCGCCACGAGATCGAGCTGATCGCCTCGGAAAACATCGTCAGCCGCGCCGTTCTGGAGGCGCAGGGCTCGGTGATGACCAACAAATATGCCGAGGGCTATCCGGGCAAGCGCTATTATGGCGGCTGCCAGTTCGTCGACATCGCCGAGGATCTCGCCATCGAGCGGGCGAAGAAGCTCTTCGACTGCGGCTTCGCCAACGTCCAGCCGAATTCGGGATCGCAGATGAACCAGGCGGTGTTCCTGGCGATGCTGCAGCCGGGCGACACCTTCATGGGCCTCGACCTGAATTCGGGCGGCCACCTGACGCACGGCTCGCCGGTCAACATGTCGGGCAAGTGGTTCAACGTCGTCTCCTACGGCGTGCGCCGCGACGACCACCAGATCGACATGGACGAAGTCGAGCGTCTCGCCCACCAGCACAAGCCGAAGCTGATCATCGGCGGCGGCACGGCCTATTCGCGCATCTGGGACTGGAAGCGCTTCCGCGAGATCGCCGATTCGGTCGGCGCGATCTTCATGGTCGACATGGCCCACATCGCCGGCCTGGTGGCGGGCGGCGCGCATCCCTCGCCGCTGCCGCATGCCCACGTCGTCACCTCGACCACGCACAAGTCGCTTCGCGGCCCGCGCGGCGGCCTGATCCTCACAAACCACGAGGACATCGCCAAGAAGGTCAACTCGGCCGTGTTCCCGGGCCTGCAGGGCGGTCCGCTGATGCACGTCATCGCCGCCAAGGCGGTGGCCTTCGGCGAGGCGCTGCGGCCCGACTTCAAGGCCTATGCCCATGCCGTCGTCGCCAATGCGCGCACGCTGGCGGCGAGCCTCAAGGAGACCGGCCTCGACATCGTCTCGGGCGGCACCGACAACCACTCGATGCTGGTCGACCTGCGCCCGAAGAACGCCACCGGCAAGCGCGCCGAGGCGGCCCTCGGCCGCGCCAACATCACCTGCAACAAGAACGGCATCCCCTTCGATCCGGAAAAGCCCTTCGTCACGTCGGGCATCCGCCTGGGCACCCCGGCCGGCACCACGCGCGGCTTCGGTCAGGCCGAGTTCGCCGAGATCGGCCGGCTGATCGCGGAGGTGATGGACGGACTGAAGGCGGCCAATTCCGACGAGGGCAACGCGGCGGTGGAAGCCGCAGTGAAGCAGAAGGTGATCGCGCTGACCGACCGCTTCCCGCTGTATCCCTTCATGGGGTGA
- the nrdR gene encoding transcriptional regulator NrdR → MRCPYCQSEDTQVKDSRPAEDGAAIRRRRVCPDCGGRFTTFERVQLRDLVVTKKSGRRTPFDRDKLERSVQTALRKRQIDPQRVERMISGIVRQLESSGESEVSSSTIGRLVMEGLKNIDEVAYVRFASVYQDFQKAEDFEGFLREMDRQD, encoded by the coding sequence ATGCGCTGCCCCTACTGCCAGTCCGAAGACACCCAGGTGAAGGATTCGCGTCCGGCCGAGGACGGCGCGGCGATCCGCAGACGACGGGTCTGCCCGGACTGCGGCGGACGGTTCACGACCTTCGAGCGCGTCCAGCTGCGCGACCTCGTGGTGACGAAGAAGTCGGGCCGGCGCACGCCCTTCGACCGCGACAAGCTGGAGCGGTCGGTTCAGACGGCGCTGCGCAAGCGCCAGATCGATCCGCAGCGCGTCGAGCGCATGATCTCGGGCATCGTGCGCCAGCTGGAGAGTTCCGGCGAGAGCGAGGTCTCGTCCAGCACCATCGGCCGCCTGGTCATGGAGGGTCTGAAGAACATCGACGAGGTGGCCTATGTCCGCTTCGCCTCGGTCTATCAGGACTTCCAGAAGGCGGAAGACTTCGAGGGATTCCTGCGCGAGATGGACCGCCAGGACTGA
- a CDS encoding alpha/beta hydrolase: MRKVPGHGRTLSYYDFGHTTVYASRFDQRFAYCAYVPQDYDEDGDRTYPLAVIVHGTERGMQRYRDAFADFAEAHGVIVLCPLFPTGICFPGDLSSYKALRYGDLHYDAVLLDMVEEMRERYRIAGDRVMMYGFSGGGHFTHRFLYLHPERLLAASIGAPGVVTLLDFEHDWWVGLRNFEALFGKPVDVEAMRKVAVQAVIGAADTETWEITITPDDAWWMPGADLAGANRNDRIRALKQSLEAQGIPVRLDVEPGVAHDDRTLLKHVKAFFAETLAASRPA, translated from the coding sequence ATGCGCAAGGTGCCGGGCCACGGCCGGACGCTGTCCTATTATGATTTCGGCCACACGACGGTCTATGCGTCGCGCTTCGACCAGCGTTTCGCCTACTGCGCCTACGTCCCGCAGGACTATGACGAGGATGGCGACCGGACCTACCCGCTTGCGGTCATCGTGCACGGCACGGAGCGCGGCATGCAGCGCTACCGCGATGCCTTCGCCGATTTCGCCGAGGCGCATGGCGTGATCGTGCTGTGCCCGCTGTTCCCGACCGGCATCTGCTTCCCCGGGGATCTCTCGAGCTACAAGGCGCTGCGGTACGGCGACCTGCACTACGACGCTGTGCTGCTCGACATGGTGGAAGAGATGCGCGAGCGCTACCGCATCGCCGGCGACCGGGTGATGATGTACGGCTTCTCCGGCGGCGGCCATTTCACCCACCGCTTCCTCTATCTGCATCCCGAGCGGCTGCTCGCGGCCTCCATCGGCGCGCCCGGCGTGGTGACCCTGCTCGACTTCGAGCACGACTGGTGGGTCGGGCTGCGCAATTTCGAGGCGCTGTTCGGCAAGCCGGTCGACGTCGAGGCCATGCGCAAGGTCGCGGTGCAGGCCGTCATCGGCGCCGCCGACACCGAGACCTGGGAGATCACCATCACGCCCGACGACGCCTGGTGGATGCCGGGTGCGGACCTCGCCGGCGCCAACCGCAACGACCGCATCCGCGCCCTGAAGCAGAGCCTCGAGGCGCAGGGCATTCCCGTGCGGCTCGACGTCGAGCCCGGCGTCGCCCACGACGACCGCACGCTGCTCAAGCACGTCAAGGCCTTCTTCGCCGAGACGCTGGCGGCGTCGCGTCCCGCCTGA